A genome region from Marinobacter panjinensis includes the following:
- a CDS encoding sulfite exporter TauE/SafE family protein, producing the protein MGEELYLSYSSAFLIGLLGSTHCLSMCGGISASLSMALPVGKGFRLRQTFLLLAFNGGRIGSYTLIAALIALLSTSAAGNWTQLGPVLRTLAGILLILMGLSMGQWWQGIRYVERVGAPIWKRLSPLTKHVLPVHHVRQALALGALWGWLPCGLVYSTLGWAALQPTVGSAAATMMFFGLGTLPSMLATGYAATWIRKLREQRHFRQFAGLLLIGFGVWTLPITAMMH; encoded by the coding sequence ATGGGTGAAGAACTTTACCTGAGTTATTCCAGTGCCTTCCTGATCGGACTGCTGGGCAGCACCCATTGCCTGAGTATGTGTGGCGGAATCAGCGCTTCTCTCTCCATGGCCCTGCCCGTCGGCAAGGGGTTCCGCCTTCGCCAGACCTTCCTGCTGTTGGCCTTCAACGGTGGCCGTATTGGCAGCTATACACTGATTGCGGCGCTGATTGCCCTGCTCAGCACCAGTGCGGCTGGCAACTGGACGCAATTGGGGCCGGTTCTGCGAACTCTGGCGGGCATACTGCTTATTCTGATGGGGCTTTCCATGGGGCAGTGGTGGCAGGGCATCCGCTATGTGGAACGCGTCGGCGCGCCGATCTGGAAACGCCTCTCTCCACTTACCAAACATGTGCTGCCGGTACACCACGTTCGGCAGGCGTTGGCGCTGGGAGCGCTCTGGGGCTGGTTACCGTGCGGCCTAGTCTACAGTACGCTGGGGTGGGCAGCCTTGCAGCCAACCGTGGGCAGTGCCGCTGCCACCATGATGTTTTTTGGCCTGGGCACCCTGCCCTCCATGCTGGCAACCGGGTACGCCGCCACCTGGATTCGCAAACTTCGGGAACAGAGGCATTTCCGGCAGTTTGCCGGGTTGCTGCTGATTGGCTTCGGGGTCTGGACGCTGCCGATCACCGCGATGATGCATTAG
- the ttcA gene encoding tRNA 2-thiocytidine(32) synthetase TtcA: MSEAITANSEAALTSEAERRQKLEFNKLQKRLRREMGQAIADFSMIEAGDKVMCCLSGGKDSYAMLDILLNLQKSAPVRFELIAVNLDQKQPGFPEEVLPEYLSALGIEYHIIEKDTYSIVKEKVPEGKTTCGLCSRLRRGILYNFAEEHGVTKIALGHHRDDLLETLFLNMFYGGKLKSMPPVLHSDDGRNTVIRPLAYSREKDIARYARLREFPIIPCNLCGSQENLQRQVIKDMFQTWDKQHPGRLEAMFRAICNVEPSHLADTALYDFREGSRRPHGGQAVGTVEPEAPDFGRLDVLNI; the protein is encoded by the coding sequence ATGTCCGAAGCAATCACTGCCAACTCTGAAGCTGCCCTGACCTCTGAAGCAGAGCGCAGGCAGAAACTGGAATTCAATAAGCTGCAGAAGCGCCTGCGCCGCGAAATGGGGCAGGCAATTGCTGATTTCTCGATGATTGAAGCCGGCGATAAAGTCATGTGCTGCCTGTCGGGCGGCAAGGACTCTTACGCCATGCTCGATATTCTGCTGAACCTGCAGAAAAGCGCGCCGGTGCGCTTTGAACTGATCGCCGTGAACCTGGACCAGAAACAACCGGGGTTCCCGGAGGAAGTGCTCCCGGAGTATCTGTCGGCACTCGGTATCGAGTATCACATTATCGAGAAGGACACTTACAGTATTGTTAAGGAAAAAGTGCCGGAAGGGAAGACCACCTGCGGACTTTGTTCCCGTCTACGTCGCGGAATTCTTTATAATTTTGCGGAAGAACACGGTGTTACAAAGATTGCGCTGGGGCATCACCGGGATGATCTGCTGGAAACCCTGTTCCTGAATATGTTCTACGGTGGCAAGCTCAAGTCCATGCCGCCGGTGCTACACAGTGATGACGGCCGCAATACGGTTATCCGGCCACTGGCGTACAGCCGTGAGAAAGACATAGCCCGCTATGCCAGATTGCGAGAGTTCCCGATCATTCCGTGCAACCTCTGTGGCTCTCAGGAAAACCTGCAACGACAGGTGATCAAGGATATGTTCCAGACCTGGGACAAGCAGCACCCGGGACGGCTGGAGGCCATGTTCCGCGCCATCTGCAATGTGGAGCCATCCCACCTTGCTGATACCGCTCTTTACGATTTTCGTGAGGGTTCCCGGCGCCCGCACGGCGGTCAGGCGGTCGGGACCGTTGAGCCGGAAGCCCCGGATTTCGGGCGTCTGGACGTACTCAATATCTGA
- a CDS encoding TetR/AcrR family transcriptional regulator yields MSETKKETPGKREFNRIRNRKAILGAARECFRERGYDNSTIRDIVRRTGLAAGTFYNYFSSKQDIFAALLTDFLARLNHNLTENRQAAGSADEFIYSAYFALFKATASDPLVYELAHHNDRAIRELFGSDILGLTMVSLEEDVKGAVEQGLLPDLDQEYLCAAFFGVGYELSLRLAHRAHSNPDEAEAEARKATLFATNLFLNGLRLDPLFRNGAPSPTITE; encoded by the coding sequence ATGTCAGAGACAAAAAAGGAAACCCCCGGCAAGCGGGAATTCAACCGTATTCGTAACCGCAAGGCCATACTGGGTGCGGCCCGAGAGTGTTTCCGGGAGCGTGGCTACGACAATTCCACCATCCGCGATATCGTACGCCGTACCGGTCTGGCTGCCGGAACCTTCTACAATTATTTTTCCAGCAAGCAGGACATCTTCGCGGCCCTGTTGACGGATTTTCTTGCCCGGCTCAATCATAATCTTACCGAAAACAGGCAGGCTGCCGGGTCGGCAGATGAATTCATTTACTCTGCCTATTTTGCACTGTTCAAAGCCACCGCCAGCGACCCCCTGGTGTATGAGCTCGCCCACCACAACGACCGTGCGATTCGGGAACTGTTCGGCTCAGACATTCTCGGGCTCACGATGGTTTCACTTGAAGAAGACGTAAAAGGCGCAGTCGAGCAGGGCCTGCTGCCGGACCTTGACCAGGAATACCTGTGCGCAGCCTTTTTCGGCGTCGGCTACGAGCTCAGCCTGCGCCTTGCCCATCGTGCCCACAGCAATCCCGACGAGGCTGAGGCCGAAGCCAGAAAGGCCACCCTGTTTGCCACCAACCTGTTTCTCAACGGGTTGCGGCTTGACCCCCTCTTCCGTAACGGCGCTCCGTCACCTACCATAACGGAATGA
- a CDS encoding DNA-J related domain-containing protein, producing MNQPDTAAHTTQTPRSDPQNDKLNFQIQHLLVATERILRQNPAGMNELGLIKTLQRAPWELIGSVNFAEPDKLYPVHFLLFHVLYRLRDQLAPGGETLSISPLAIQLRPSTIVAGTGMPDQADELRHFYLDLSKYEMPEESINRMMDDFWAGRSGYRPELTETREAAATLGFDSIPTGFEEVKQRFRRAVMHAHPDRGGETEAIQHLNQAFSVLKAHFRT from the coding sequence ATGAATCAACCTGATACGGCAGCACATACCACCCAAACGCCCCGTTCCGACCCACAGAACGACAAACTGAATTTCCAGATTCAGCATCTGTTGGTTGCGACCGAACGCATACTCCGGCAGAACCCTGCCGGAATGAATGAGCTAGGGCTCATCAAGACACTGCAGAGAGCGCCCTGGGAGTTAATTGGCAGCGTAAATTTCGCGGAGCCGGATAAACTCTATCCGGTGCATTTTTTGCTGTTCCACGTGCTTTACCGTCTCCGTGACCAGCTTGCCCCTGGCGGGGAGACGCTGAGCATTTCGCCCCTGGCCATCCAGCTCCGGCCCAGCACCATTGTGGCCGGTACGGGGATGCCCGACCAGGCGGACGAGCTGAGACACTTCTACCTGGACCTGTCCAAATACGAGATGCCCGAAGAATCCATAAACCGGATGATGGACGACTTCTGGGCCGGACGCAGCGGGTATCGGCCGGAACTTACAGAAACCCGGGAAGCCGCTGCCACCCTTGGCTTTGATAGCATTCCGACAGGCTTTGAAGAGGTGAAACAAAGGTTTCGCAGGGCGGTGATGCATGCCCATCCGGACCGTGGCGGTGAAACCGAAGCCATTCAACACCTCAACCAGGCTTTTTCTGTGTTGAAGGCCCATTTCAGGACCTGA
- a CDS encoding polysaccharide deacetylase family protein, translated as MTRSLLMASLAGFALSAKADLVVLQYHHVSDSTPPSTSTSVSLFEGQMDMIDELGIEVVPLESGTRAALNGKLHDRKQLAITFDDAYESVYSSAIPELDKRGYPYTIFVNTNAIGSHGYMTWDQLAEVRDKDSVTIANHSEDHGHLARRPDESKAAWAQRVESSLDTAQETLADRLGIDVPMFAYPYGEFDEALEGKITERGWLGYGQQSGAIGATSGATRLPRFPMANAYGQLNSLENKLRSKALPVDANELPDGVIEENPPTLSFTVPESISTGRLTCFASGQGRVDFEVSGDQVMLKAPDSFNSRRFRYNCTHPAPDGSFYWLSQQWLDLSKPED; from the coding sequence ATGACCCGATCACTTCTGATGGCATCGCTTGCCGGCTTTGCCCTGAGCGCGAAAGCCGATCTCGTGGTGCTCCAGTATCATCATGTCAGTGATTCCACACCGCCATCCACCAGCACCTCAGTCTCTCTGTTCGAGGGCCAGATGGACATGATCGATGAGCTGGGAATCGAGGTTGTGCCCCTGGAGTCCGGAACCCGCGCGGCTCTAAACGGCAAGCTGCATGATCGCAAACAGCTTGCCATCACCTTTGATGATGCCTACGAATCCGTCTATTCCAGCGCTATACCGGAGCTCGATAAGCGGGGTTACCCTTACACGATATTTGTGAATACCAATGCCATAGGCAGTCATGGTTACATGACCTGGGATCAACTTGCGGAGGTGCGTGACAAAGACAGCGTGACCATCGCCAACCACAGCGAAGACCACGGCCACCTGGCGAGGCGCCCGGATGAAAGCAAGGCCGCCTGGGCGCAGCGCGTGGAAAGCAGCCTGGACACCGCGCAGGAAACCCTCGCAGACAGGCTTGGCATTGACGTTCCGATGTTCGCCTACCCCTACGGAGAATTTGACGAAGCCCTTGAGGGCAAGATCACGGAGCGTGGATGGCTTGGCTACGGCCAGCAGTCCGGTGCCATCGGCGCCACATCCGGCGCCACCCGCCTGCCCCGGTTTCCTATGGCCAATGCCTACGGGCAGCTCAACAGCCTTGAGAACAAACTTCGTAGCAAGGCGCTACCGGTCGATGCCAACGAACTTCCTGATGGCGTTATCGAAGAGAACCCACCAACACTGTCGTTCACCGTCCCGGAATCCATAAGCACAGGCCGGCTGACCTGCTTTGCGTCTGGACAAGGGCGTGTGGATTTTGAGGTTTCCGGGGACCAGGTCATGCTTAAGGCCCCTGACAGTTTCAACAGTCGCCGTTTCCGCTACAACTGCACCCATCCGGCGCCGGATGGCAGCTTTTACTGGCTGTCGCAGCAATGGCTGGATCTGAGTAAGCCCGAAGACTAG
- a CDS encoding MalM family protein, with amino-acid sequence MRKCHLLVVTCLVVAMAGCQSSGPDSSAGREGYFTWVDEQGRVRHTPIPKAAVDGDEEGEGQGNTREDSASEEVDDEFNLENYPDGNQLEKDGYIRPGEPQPYFTWRDAEGNFRVSYYQPDTRSAVEKGRIKPPVQLTQASIHQPGEESGGTGLPEGADPEAMAVLAMEPDTESFFAQWSRECCRNLDKTETEEWQQGREFGIDMDETAPVHSFSTGDSPYRLVRLPSEETHNDFILHLRSFANDGVFVPSVAFLDASFEPSRIVTDLVVEYVPESWHSLGYLQAYIPVFPARGERWMVIFTRDDDLAGQTVFEGKYGPEAIPHTRTGELGLSREGE; translated from the coding sequence ATGCGTAAATGCCATTTGTTGGTTGTTACCTGTCTGGTCGTCGCCATGGCAGGATGCCAGTCCTCTGGTCCTGACTCGTCAGCAGGCCGCGAGGGTTATTTTACCTGGGTCGATGAGCAGGGCCGGGTACGGCATACGCCGATACCGAAAGCTGCCGTCGATGGCGACGAGGAAGGTGAAGGGCAAGGCAATACCCGCGAGGATTCAGCGTCAGAAGAGGTCGACGATGAATTCAACCTGGAGAACTACCCTGACGGCAATCAGCTGGAAAAAGACGGTTATATCCGCCCGGGCGAACCCCAGCCCTATTTCACCTGGCGGGATGCCGAAGGTAACTTCCGTGTCAGCTACTACCAGCCGGATACCCGATCCGCCGTCGAAAAGGGGCGTATCAAACCGCCGGTTCAGCTGACCCAGGCGAGCATACACCAGCCAGGAGAGGAATCCGGGGGCACCGGCCTGCCAGAGGGCGCTGATCCCGAAGCCATGGCGGTGCTGGCCATGGAGCCGGACACTGAATCCTTCTTTGCGCAATGGTCCCGTGAGTGTTGCCGCAACCTGGACAAGACAGAGACGGAGGAGTGGCAGCAGGGAAGGGAGTTTGGCATTGATATGGACGAAACAGCGCCCGTGCACTCGTTCAGTACCGGTGACAGCCCGTATCGTCTGGTAAGATTACCATCAGAGGAAACGCACAACGATTTTATTCTTCACCTCAGGTCGTTTGCCAACGACGGGGTTTTTGTTCCCTCCGTTGCCTTTCTGGATGCGTCCTTTGAACCATCCCGTATCGTAACCGATCTGGTTGTGGAGTATGTGCCGGAATCCTGGCACAGTCTCGGCTATCTCCAAGCCTATATACCGGTATTTCCCGCCCGGGGCGAGCGCTGGATGGTTATCTTCACGCGCGACGACGATCTGGCGGGGCAAACCGTTTTCGAGGGAAAATACGGGCCTGAGGCGATTCCTCACACCCGTACCGGCGAGCTGGGCCTTTCAAGGGAAGGCGAGTAG